The following are encoded in a window of Pseudalgibacter alginicilyticus genomic DNA:
- a CDS encoding M14 family zinc carboxypeptidase — protein sequence MSKISQLSIMVFLLLGTMVFSQDYYYQKFKPFNKNIPSPEEFFGYSIGDAYTRHDLVVAYMEKLASLSDKATIQFYGKTNEGRKLVMLIISSVDNHKNLDVLKEKHLLIVDENTNVTEYSELPIFINLGYNVHGNEPSGTEAALLAAYTLVASESLLVEKYLDESVIFIEPTINPDGRDRYANWANSYKGNPLIADKYDIAHNEQWPYGRTNHYWFDLNRDLLLAVQPESNARLEWFHEWYPNVVTDFHEMGTNSTYFFEPKQHSASLNPVTPIENNVVLNTAFAKDYVADLDEINSLYFTKEKYDATYPGYGSTYGDLQGSLALLFEQGGSRGHVQETETGTMTFAFTIRNQYVSTFATIKAAIKNKELLYAYQNNFFKNAINQAAKSKVKGYVFGDNYDKNRNKEFVDLLLKHKIDVYSTDEDLNLGNKTFKKGRSFVVPTEQKEYLMVRTMFETHRKYRDSVFYDASSWSMANFYNMKYEPLSKLPVLNSKITLESNIIKTPELAFSEYAYLIPWDDYYAPALLYKLQEQNVVVKTAQEPFIITTDKNVISFNRGTLLVPVSLQSMTNHDLFELLNGLCKAYGIQAYSTNSGYSISGIDLGSSNFATLKQPKTMMLVGSGVSAYEAGEVWHLFEQRMQMPITKVANDMFGRVDLERYNVMVFVSGSYNSLSKISYDRIKDWVAKGNTLITIRTASAWAIKNKIVNERFIDVVKDSIVPRLNYADARGTIGKQKIGGTIFNVDLDITHPIAYGYYDRNIPIYKNNDVFIAPSKNSFATVAKYTEQPHIDGFVSQENIDNYIVKSASILTSKIGSGRVILFSDNPNFRGAWYGTNKLFLNSIFFGSIIK from the coding sequence ATGAGCAAGATTTCTCAATTATCAATCATGGTATTTCTATTGTTGGGAACCATGGTTTTTTCGCAAGATTATTATTATCAAAAATTTAAACCTTTCAATAAAAATATTCCAAGTCCAGAAGAGTTTTTTGGTTATTCTATAGGAGATGCCTATACCAGACATGATTTGGTAGTAGCATATATGGAAAAGTTGGCGTCACTTTCCGATAAAGCTACCATTCAATTTTATGGAAAAACAAATGAAGGAAGAAAGCTGGTTATGTTAATTATTTCTTCGGTTGACAATCATAAAAATTTGGATGTATTAAAAGAAAAACATTTACTAATAGTAGATGAAAATACGAATGTAACAGAGTATTCAGAGTTACCAATTTTTATTAATTTAGGTTATAATGTTCATGGAAATGAACCTTCAGGAACAGAAGCAGCTTTGTTAGCGGCTTACACATTAGTGGCCTCAGAGAGTTTGTTAGTTGAAAAGTATCTTGATGAGTCTGTTATATTTATTGAGCCTACAATTAATCCTGATGGAAGAGATCGTTATGCCAATTGGGCGAATTCATACAAAGGAAATCCTTTGATAGCGGATAAATATGATATAGCGCATAATGAGCAATGGCCTTATGGTAGAACAAATCATTATTGGTTTGATTTAAACAGAGATTTGTTATTGGCTGTACAACCAGAAAGTAATGCAAGGTTAGAATGGTTTCATGAATGGTATCCAAATGTGGTAACTGATTTTCATGAAATGGGAACTAACAGTACTTATTTCTTTGAGCCAAAACAACATTCAGCTTCATTAAACCCTGTAACACCTATTGAAAATAATGTAGTTTTAAATACGGCTTTTGCTAAAGATTATGTGGCAGATTTGGATGAAATAAACTCTTTATATTTTACTAAAGAGAAATATGATGCTACGTATCCAGGATATGGTTCTACTTATGGAGACTTACAAGGTTCATTAGCGTTATTGTTTGAACAAGGGGGCTCTAGAGGTCATGTCCAAGAAACCGAAACAGGAACAATGACTTTTGCTTTTACGATTAGAAATCAATATGTAAGCACTTTTGCAACTATAAAAGCTGCTATTAAAAATAAAGAGCTACTGTATGCTTATCAAAATAATTTTTTTAAAAATGCTATAAATCAAGCGGCTAAAAGTAAAGTTAAAGGATATGTTTTTGGTGATAATTACGATAAAAACAGAAATAAAGAGTTTGTTGATTTGTTGTTGAAGCACAAAATAGATGTTTATTCAACTGATGAAGATTTAAACTTGGGTAATAAAACATTTAAAAAAGGGCGTTCTTTTGTAGTGCCTACCGAACAAAAAGAATATTTAATGGTACGTACTATGTTTGAAACGCATAGGAAATATCGTGATAGTGTATTTTATGATGCATCATCTTGGTCTATGGCAAATTTCTATAATATGAAATACGAGCCACTTTCAAAATTACCAGTTTTAAACAGTAAAATAACATTAGAAAGTAATATTATAAAAACTCCAGAATTAGCATTTAGTGAGTATGCTTATTTAATACCATGGGATGATTATTATGCTCCTGCACTTTTATATAAGTTACAAGAGCAAAATGTTGTTGTTAAAACGGCTCAAGAACCTTTTATAATAACAACAGATAAAAATGTTATTTCATTTAATAGAGGAACTTTGTTAGTGCCTGTTAGTTTGCAGAGTATGACTAATCATGATTTGTTTGAATTGCTAAATGGTTTATGTAAAGCATACGGTATTCAAGCGTATTCAACCAATTCGGGTTATAGCATTTCGGGTATTGATTTAGGAAGTTCAAATTTTGCTACATTAAAACAACCTAAAACTATGATGCTTGTAGGTTCAGGGGTGTCTGCTTACGAAGCTGGTGAGGTTTGGCATTTGTTTGAACAACGCATGCAAATGCCTATTACCAAGGTTGCTAATGATATGTTTGGCAGAGTTGATTTAGAAAGGTACAACGTTATGGTGTTTGTTTCGGGTAGTTATAATTCACTTTCTAAAATTAGTTATGATAGGATAAAAGATTGGGTTGCTAAAGGGAATACGTTAATAACTATTAGAACAGCAAGTGCATGGGCTATAAAAAATAAAATCGTTAATGAACGTTTCATTGACGTTGTTAAGGATTCTATAGTTCCAAGATTAAATTATGCAGATGCTCGAGGCACCATTGGTAAGCAAAAAATAGGAGGTACTATTTTTAATGTAGATTTAGATATTACCCATCCAATTGCTTACGGTTATTATGATAGAAATATTCCTATTTATAAAAATAATGATGTGTTTATAGCTCCAAGTAAAAATAGTTTTGCTACAGTAGCAAAATATACAGAGCAACCGCATATTGATGGTTTTGTTTCACAAGAAAATATTGATAATTATATCGTTAAATCGGCTTCTATATTAACAAGTAAAATTGGCTCTGGTCGAGTTATTTTATTTTCCGATAATCCAAATTTTAGAGGCGCATGGTATGGTACTAATAAATTATTCCTGAATTCTATCTTTTTTGGAAGTATAATAAAATAA
- a CDS encoding nitrate reductase — MLKNEVKSTCSYCGVGCGIIIKKDTNDNVLVEGDKEHPVNKGMLCSKGMNLHYVVNDRSDRILYPEMRWSRSHPRERVSWNDALERAASVFKAIIKKHGPDSVGFYVSGQSLTEEYYIANKLTKGFLGTNNIDTNSRLCMSSAVVGYKKTFGEDSVPISYEDIELADCFLIAGANPAWCHPILFRRLEKHKEDNPEVKIIVVDPRKTDSANFADLHLQLIPGTDVVLYNAIGRRLFERGLIDDDFIKNHTEGFKDYKEQIFSTSVKQASKICGVPEKDIRKAADIIGLSKGFISMWAMGLNQSAVGTDKNFALLNLSLITGQVGKPGSGPFSLTGQPNAMGGREVGGMANLLAVHKDLFNPEHRREVAQFWGVDKISDKAGYTATEMFDALEKGKLKAVWIVCTNPLVSMPNTHQIERAMKNAKFIVVQDISHKSDTAAYADLLLPAAGWLEKEGTMTNSERRISYLPQEVRPPGEAKADVEIFCEFAKKMGFRGFNYNSSEEIYNEYCSMTKGTNIDVSYLNYDRLKNEGTFQWPVPDYRHSGTKRLFEDKKFYTPSQKAIFNIPKSIENTSPKTNDNYPLILTTGRVRDQWHTMTRTGKVSRLKTHYPTPVLEINPIDAHINKIKNGDITEIKSQNGVVRVRASITDNIKESVVFLPMHWGKKLQSDLNRANNLTNTIVDPQSKEPDFKYTAVSVKKYKKPVEKIIVVGAGAAAFRFIQNYRDYNEKDEIHVFSKEPNLFYNRVLLPEYVTEELSWEQLLKIKKLELDKLNIKLYPESYIIKIDKESKVVTDSNTNQHTFDKLILATGSRAFVPKDVQIDLPGRFTMRDKSDADRFKAYLDATNLPPEQQHVVIVGGGLLGLELAAAMKHKNVKITIIQRASRLMERQLDAVSSKLLALDVQERGIQIYFDNEVSTVFDDEDTRELNITLKSGRFITAHAIVYAIGTVPNIEIARENGIRCGRGVKVNQHLQSSHPDIFAMGEIAEYNDQLFGITSAAEEQANVLANYIAGDISCAYNGSVLMNILKFNDLNLCSIGDIVVPENDDSYQEVIFTDISKRYYKKCIVKDDLLVGAVLMGDKNEFAEFKNMIESKIEMSDKRNTLLRGASNDKPVMGKLVCSCSQVGAGNIEEVVKAGCSDFTELCNKTGAGLGCGSCKTEVREILNNTKVLV; from the coding sequence ATGTTGAAAAACGAAGTGAAATCAACCTGTTCTTATTGTGGTGTTGGTTGTGGAATTATTATAAAAAAGGACACTAACGACAATGTGCTTGTTGAAGGAGATAAGGAACACCCTGTAAATAAAGGGATGCTCTGCTCAAAGGGAATGAATTTACACTACGTAGTAAATGATAGGTCTGATAGAATACTATATCCAGAAATGCGTTGGAGCCGATCGCATCCTCGTGAGCGCGTTAGCTGGAACGATGCTTTAGAAAGAGCTGCCAGTGTCTTTAAAGCTATTATAAAAAAACATGGACCAGATAGTGTTGGATTTTATGTATCAGGACAAAGTTTAACAGAAGAGTATTATATAGCCAACAAGCTTACCAAAGGGTTTTTAGGAACTAATAACATCGATACAAATTCTAGGTTGTGTATGAGTTCAGCTGTGGTTGGTTATAAAAAAACATTTGGAGAAGATAGTGTGCCTATTTCGTATGAAGATATAGAACTAGCCGATTGTTTTCTTATTGCGGGAGCTAATCCGGCATGGTGTCATCCTATTTTGTTCAGAAGGTTAGAAAAGCACAAAGAGGATAACCCCGAAGTTAAAATTATAGTAGTAGATCCTCGAAAAACAGATTCTGCTAATTTTGCCGATTTACATTTGCAGCTTATTCCAGGAACCGATGTTGTTTTGTATAATGCTATTGGTAGACGTTTGTTTGAACGTGGATTGATAGATGATGACTTCATTAAAAATCATACAGAAGGATTTAAAGATTATAAAGAACAAATATTTTCAACATCTGTAAAACAAGCATCAAAAATATGTGGTGTTCCTGAAAAGGATATTCGAAAAGCAGCCGATATTATTGGGCTTTCAAAAGGCTTTATAAGCATGTGGGCTATGGGGTTGAATCAAAGCGCCGTTGGGACGGATAAAAACTTTGCGCTTTTAAATTTATCGCTTATTACAGGACAGGTAGGTAAACCAGGTTCGGGGCCATTTTCCTTAACTGGTCAACCTAATGCTATGGGGGGGCGAGAAGTAGGCGGTATGGCTAATTTATTAGCAGTTCATAAAGATTTATTTAATCCGGAGCACCGACGGGAAGTTGCCCAATTTTGGGGTGTGGATAAAATATCTGATAAGGCAGGGTATACGGCCACAGAAATGTTTGATGCACTTGAAAAAGGAAAATTGAAAGCAGTTTGGATTGTTTGTACAAATCCATTAGTAAGCATGCCTAACACGCATCAAATTGAAAGAGCCATGAAAAACGCTAAGTTTATTGTTGTTCAAGATATATCTCATAAATCTGATACAGCAGCTTATGCCGATTTACTATTGCCGGCAGCAGGGTGGTTAGAAAAAGAAGGAACCATGACCAATTCTGAGCGTAGAATTTCTTATTTACCACAAGAAGTAAGACCTCCTGGAGAAGCTAAAGCAGATGTGGAAATATTTTGTGAGTTTGCCAAAAAAATGGGTTTCAGAGGATTTAATTATAACAGTTCAGAAGAAATATATAATGAGTATTGTTCCATGACTAAAGGAACAAATATTGATGTGTCATATTTAAATTATGATAGATTAAAAAACGAGGGCACATTTCAGTGGCCAGTGCCAGATTACAGGCATTCTGGTACAAAACGCCTTTTTGAAGATAAAAAATTTTATACGCCATCGCAAAAAGCTATTTTTAATATTCCGAAAAGTATTGAAAACACATCACCTAAAACGAATGACAATTACCCATTAATCCTAACAACAGGACGTGTTAGGGATCAATGGCATACCATGACTAGAACAGGAAAAGTGTCTCGATTGAAAACGCATTACCCAACCCCTGTTTTGGAAATAAATCCGATTGATGCCCATATAAACAAGATAAAAAATGGTGACATCACAGAAATAAAAAGTCAAAATGGTGTAGTTAGAGTTCGTGCCAGTATTACAGATAATATTAAAGAAAGTGTGGTTTTTCTGCCGATGCATTGGGGTAAAAAATTGCAAAGTGATTTGAATCGTGCTAATAATTTAACCAACACGATAGTAGATCCACAATCTAAAGAGCCTGATTTTAAATATACAGCGGTTTCAGTTAAAAAATATAAAAAACCAGTTGAAAAAATTATAGTTGTAGGTGCTGGTGCAGCGGCTTTTAGGTTTATTCAAAATTACCGTGATTATAATGAAAAAGATGAAATTCATGTATTTTCAAAAGAACCAAATCTTTTTTATAATCGTGTTTTGTTACCAGAATATGTCACTGAAGAGTTAAGTTGGGAACAACTTCTCAAGATAAAAAAATTAGAATTAGATAAACTAAATATAAAATTATACCCAGAAAGCTATATAATTAAAATAGATAAGGAATCTAAAGTTGTAACAGACAGTAATACTAATCAGCATACGTTTGATAAACTAATTTTGGCTACAGGTAGTAGGGCTTTTGTACCAAAGGATGTTCAAATTGATCTTCCGGGACGATTTACTATGCGAGATAAAAGTGATGCAGATCGTTTTAAAGCATATTTAGATGCTACCAATTTACCTCCAGAACAACAACATGTTGTTATAGTGGGTGGTGGACTGCTTGGTTTAGAATTGGCAGCGGCTATGAAGCATAAAAATGTAAAAATTACCATTATACAACGGGCCTCTCGACTTATGGAGCGTCAATTAGATGCGGTGTCGAGTAAATTGTTGGCGTTGGACGTTCAAGAAAGAGGGATTCAAATTTATTTTGATAACGAAGTGAGTACGGTATTTGATGATGAAGACACAAGGGAATTAAATATTACATTAAAAAGTGGCCGGTTTATTACGGCTCACGCAATAGTATATGCCATTGGGACGGTTCCAAATATTGAAATAGCCAGAGAAAATGGTATTCGCTGTGGTAGGGGAGTTAAAGTAAATCAGCATTTACAATCATCGCATCCAGATATTTTCGCTATGGGTGAAATTGCTGAATATAATGATCAGTTATTTGGAATAACATCAGCGGCAGAAGAGCAGGCTAATGTGTTGGCAAATTATATTGCAGGAGATATCAGTTGTGCATATAATGGTTCTGTTTTAATGAATATATTGAAGTTTAACGACCTTAATTTGTGTAGTATTGGAGATATTGTAGTGCCTGAAAACGATGATAGCTATCAGGAAGTGATTTTTACAGATATTTCTAAACGCTACTATAAAAAATGCATAGTTAAGGATGATTTGTTGGTTGGTGCTGTTTTAATGGGGGATAAGAATGAATTTGCTGAATTTAAAAATATGATTGAAAGCAAAATTGAAATGTCCGACAAGCGAAATACTTTGTTGCGTGGTGCTTCCAATGATAAGCCAGTTATGGGTAAGCTGGTTTGTTCTTGTAGTCAAGTAGGAGCAGGTAATATTGAAGAGGTTGTAAAGGCTGGTTGTTCTGATTTTACAGAACTTTGCAATAAAACTGGAGCTGGATTAGGCTGCGGAAGCTGTAAGACTGAAGTAAGGGAAATACTTAATAACACAAAAGTATTAGTGTAA
- a CDS encoding RNA polymerase sigma factor, producing the protein MKKSITVATGQNDNDHHAELWVLFIEGDASAFNILYSFYYQMLYNFGKRFLDSTEVEDCIHDTFLNILKYKNSAKNVSNVKAYLFKCLRNQIYKFKKTTLLEFDLIEGTIPYEEDDQDKELLLKQLKKIIKKLSPREREIIYLKYFQGFNNIEISELLDINYQTVRNILVNAIKKLRVLGEEFIELLFLLFSK; encoded by the coding sequence ATGAAAAAGTCCATAACCGTAGCAACTGGCCAAAATGACAACGATCATCATGCTGAATTATGGGTTTTGTTTATTGAAGGTGATGCTTCAGCCTTTAATATACTATACAGTTTTTATTACCAAATGCTGTATAATTTTGGAAAACGGTTTTTAGATTCTACTGAAGTTGAAGATTGTATTCATGATACTTTTTTAAATATACTGAAGTATAAAAATTCTGCAAAAAATGTAAGTAATGTTAAGGCTTATTTATTTAAATGTTTAAGGAACCAGATATATAAATTTAAGAAAACAACTTTACTGGAGTTTGATTTAATTGAGGGAACTATTCCTTATGAGGAAGATGATCAAGATAAAGAACTGCTCTTAAAACAGCTTAAAAAAATCATTAAAAAACTAAGTCCTCGAGAACGCGAAATTATCTATTTAAAATATTTTCAAGGATTTAATAATATTGAAATTTCTGAATTACTGGATATTAATTATCAAACAGTTAGGAATATATTAGTAAATGCTATAAAAAAACTTCGAGTTTTAGGAGAGGAGTTTATAGAATTACTTTTCTTGCTATTTAGCAAGTGA
- a CDS encoding MFS transporter, which translates to MKTVTSEKATKLNLLDLKSVSIRTFWITSISFFMCFFAWFGIVPFMPDVVKDLGLTPDQKWNSIILAVSGTVFARLLIGKLCDKYGPRLCYTWLLILGAVPVVLCGLVQTPLQFLICRLFIGFIGASFVITQVHTSLMFASNIVGTANATSAGWGNLGGGANRLGMPLIAAAVIGFGVAEGDAWRYSMVIAGVICFVMGVIYYFFTQDTPEGNYKELREAGEVVGKKKDAVSFVSVLNDYRIWILFLVYAASFGIELTVYGTMDDYLQNTFQLERLTAGNIVLSFALMNIFARTLGGFFGDMFGKLKGLRGRVLFLSFILTLQGIMLVSFSVATNLYLGVVLLILFSLSVQMAEGATFSVVPFINKKAIGSVSGIVGAGGNVGAFLAAFLLKSKSALAEETAIVANQGLGEGVIKAAQSAAASMAVSNGYFAIGLVVVFVGVIALAIKFSTEDEELVRVKINKEIESELQPIQVKS; encoded by the coding sequence ATGAAAACAGTAACTTCAGAAAAGGCAACAAAATTAAATTTACTTGATTTAAAAAGTGTTTCAATCCGTACATTTTGGATAACGTCAATATCATTTTTCATGTGTTTCTTTGCATGGTTTGGTATTGTGCCGTTTATGCCAGATGTGGTTAAAGATTTAGGTTTAACACCAGATCAAAAATGGAATTCTATTATTTTGGCAGTATCAGGTACTGTTTTTGCACGTTTATTAATCGGTAAGTTATGTGATAAATATGGTCCTAGGCTGTGTTATACATGGCTATTAATTTTAGGTGCTGTTCCTGTTGTATTATGTGGATTAGTTCAAACTCCTCTTCAATTCTTAATTTGTAGATTGTTTATTGGGTTTATTGGTGCATCTTTTGTGATTACTCAAGTACATACATCTTTAATGTTTGCATCTAACATTGTTGGAACGGCTAATGCAACTTCGGCAGGTTGGGGTAATTTAGGAGGTGGAGCTAACCGGCTGGGTATGCCGTTAATTGCAGCAGCGGTTATTGGTTTTGGTGTTGCAGAAGGAGATGCTTGGCGATATTCTATGGTGATTGCTGGTGTTATTTGTTTCGTTATGGGAGTTATTTATTACTTTTTTACTCAGGATACACCTGAAGGAAATTATAAAGAATTGAGAGAAGCTGGAGAAGTAGTTGGTAAAAAGAAAGATGCTGTATCTTTTGTGTCAGTTCTTAATGATTATAGAATTTGGATTTTATTTTTAGTTTATGCGGCAAGTTTTGGAATTGAATTGACAGTGTATGGTACTATGGATGATTATCTACAGAATACTTTTCAATTGGAAAGGCTTACGGCAGGTAACATTGTTTTGTCTTTTGCTTTAATGAATATTTTTGCGAGGACTTTAGGTGGTTTTTTTGGTGATATGTTTGGGAAGTTGAAAGGATTAAGAGGCCGTGTGTTGTTCTTGTCATTTATATTAACTTTACAAGGCATTATGCTTGTGAGTTTCTCTGTTGCAACAAATTTGTATTTAGGTGTTGTTTTATTGATTTTGTTTAGTTTGAGTGTACAAATGGCAGAAGGAGCAACTTTTTCAGTAGTGCCATTTATTAATAAAAAAGCCATTGGGTCGGTTTCAGGAATTGTTGGAGCAGGGGGTAATGTAGGGGCTTTTTTAGCTGCATTTTTACTGAAATCTAAATCAGCTTTAGCTGAAGAAACGGCTATTGTAGCTAACCAAGGTTTAGGGGAAGGTGTTATAAAAGCAGCACAATCTGCAGCAGCATCTATGGCGGTTTCTAATGGTTATTTTGCAATTGGACTGGTTGTTGTTTTTGTTGGTGTTATAGCTTTGGCAATTAAGTTTTCTACAGAAGATGAAGAGTTGGTTCGTGTAAAAATAAATAAAGAGATAGAAAGTGAGTTACAGCCTATACAGGTGAAAAGTTAA
- a CDS encoding response regulator transcription factor, whose translation MDIIKVVLADDHVLVRDGIKALLEDQSGIQVIDEASNGKEALEVIRNRKPDLLIVDIRMPEMNGIEVVAEITKNNLGIKALVLSMHDSEEYVVKAIEAGADGYLLKGASKDEFLKAINSIAAGGKYFTGDVSAIIMNHFVSNGNSSSGHNVTKTKKEDPFNLTKREKQILKLVLQLKNNKDIAEELDISRRTAEVHRFNLMKKLEVKNLMELTNKSKEFQLV comes from the coding sequence ATGGATATTATAAAAGTAGTTTTAGCTGATGATCATGTTTTGGTAAGAGATGGTATTAAAGCACTTTTAGAGGATCAGTCTGGTATTCAGGTAATTGATGAGGCTTCCAATGGAAAAGAGGCTTTAGAAGTTATTCGTAACCGAAAACCAGATTTATTAATAGTTGATATTCGAATGCCTGAAATGAATGGTATTGAGGTTGTAGCTGAAATTACTAAAAACAATCTGGGAATAAAAGCACTTGTTCTTTCTATGCATGATTCAGAAGAATATGTAGTTAAAGCTATTGAAGCTGGCGCTGATGGATATTTGTTAAAAGGGGCGAGTAAAGATGAATTTTTAAAAGCTATTAATTCGATAGCTGCTGGCGGTAAGTATTTTACTGGCGATGTTTCAGCTATTATTATGAATCATTTTGTTTCAAATGGAAATTCATCTTCTGGGCATAATGTCACAAAAACAAAAAAAGAAGACCCGTTTAACCTTACTAAACGTGAAAAGCAAATTCTTAAATTGGTTCTACAATTAAAAAACAATAAGGATATTGCTGAGGAGCTTGATATTAGTAGAAGAACGGCGGAAGTGCACCGTTTTAATTTGATGAAAAAATTAGAGGTTAAAAATTTAATGGAGCTCACAAATAAATCTAAGGAGTTTCAATTAGTGTAA
- a CDS encoding rubredoxin, whose translation MKKNLNRLIVKGGVLSPSELKYICETAEAWGLKTISFGSRQDVVLSKKIEEEDISKFDKLQIIKAEDVGTGNIVSSYVSADIMPNTPWLTSDRYLYILEQFRFQPKLKVNITDPKQRLVPLFTGHLNFIASEHEDYWYLYIRLPEWRNAVMYPALIYSWDLDKIVLAIETILKEEPETVETIFDLVSDAVDTNNRTVDKPLDVPFYPFPYYEGMNRIGDKYWLGLYWRNNKYDVAFLKAMCELCAENKIGKISITPWKSFIVKGIPVKAKLQWEKFLGKFGINVRHSMLELNWHLPVGNKDALSLKKYLVLNFDKNDISTYGLTFAITESLVSEHYFTSIVIEKNNQIEGLEDIELRETYNLLYAKNFDPNSRDYVMHVQDIDKVELSGVLMELSKLYFEQLGQEREEEKESEMSKEKAEEVVFQCQDCLTIYNEEYGDVTQHILPNTPFDSLPKNYECSLCEAPKDNFEKKILVR comes from the coding sequence ATGAAAAAAAATCTTAATAGATTAATAGTAAAAGGGGGTGTTTTGTCACCTAGTGAATTAAAATATATTTGTGAAACTGCAGAAGCATGGGGTTTAAAAACGATTTCTTTTGGGTCTCGGCAGGATGTGGTATTGTCTAAAAAGATTGAAGAAGAAGATATTAGTAAGTTTGATAAACTTCAAATTATAAAAGCTGAAGATGTAGGTACGGGCAATATTGTTTCGTCGTATGTGTCTGCAGATATTATGCCAAATACGCCATGGTTAACAAGTGATAGGTATTTGTATATTTTGGAGCAATTTAGGTTTCAACCTAAGTTAAAAGTAAATATAACAGATCCTAAACAACGCTTAGTGCCTTTGTTTACAGGGCATTTGAATTTTATTGCATCAGAACATGAAGATTATTGGTATTTATATATCAGATTACCAGAATGGAGGAACGCTGTGATGTATCCTGCACTTATTTATAGTTGGGATTTAGATAAGATTGTATTAGCTATTGAAACTATTTTGAAAGAAGAGCCTGAGACAGTAGAAACTATTTTTGATTTAGTTAGTGATGCTGTTGATACTAACAATCGGACTGTTGATAAGCCTTTGGATGTGCCTTTTTATCCATTTCCATATTATGAAGGGATGAATAGAATAGGAGATAAATATTGGCTAGGTTTGTATTGGAGAAATAATAAATATGATGTAGCATTTTTAAAGGCTATGTGTGAGCTTTGTGCTGAAAATAAAATTGGAAAAATATCAATAACACCATGGAAATCCTTTATTGTAAAAGGAATTCCTGTTAAAGCGAAGTTGCAGTGGGAAAAATTCTTAGGTAAATTTGGTATAAATGTACGTCATTCTATGTTAGAGCTTAATTGGCATTTGCCTGTAGGGAATAAGGATGCATTAAGCCTAAAAAAGTATTTAGTGTTAAATTTTGATAAAAATGATATTAGTACATATGGATTAACTTTTGCTATTACAGAGTCTTTGGTGTCAGAGCATTATTTTACGTCAATTGTTATAGAAAAGAATAATCAAATTGAAGGTTTAGAAGATATTGAGCTTAGAGAAACTTATAATTTGTTATATGCTAAAAATTTTGATCCTAATTCTAGAGATTATGTTATGCATGTGCAAGATATTGATAAAGTAGAGTTGTCGGGAGTTCTTATGGAATTAAGTAAACTGTATTTTGAACAGTTAGGTCAGGAAAGAGAAGAAGAAAAAGAGTCTGAAATGTCAAAAGAAAAGGCTGAAGAAGTTGTTTTTCAGTGTCAAGATTGTTTAACAATATACAATGAGGAGTATGGGGATGTTACTCAACATATTTTACCTAATACACCTTTTGATTCTCTGCCAAAGAATTATGAATGTTCACTTTGTGAAGCACCAAAAGATAATTTTGAAAAAAAGATTTTAGTAAGATAA